A segment of the Desulfobulbaceae bacterium genome:
AGACCCAGGTCGGTCTGGAAGGTGATGTCCCCGAAGCCAAGGGTGGACATGACGGTGAGGGTCCAGTAAAACCCGGTAATCCAGCTGAACTCCCTGCCCTCGTACATCATGAGAGCGTGAAAAATAATTGAGGGATGCTGAATTTTTAACCTGCATTATATTCACCATTTATTTAAGGTAGTGTAAACAGTATACAATATATTTTAAAACCCTATTTCTACAAATATATACTTGAGGAAACCCATGTTTACTATTGTTAAAAAAATTCTAACCAAAAAGTCTAAGCAATCACCATCTTTAGAGGAAAACACATTAAAAAATCACCTCGCAGCCGGCGTGCTTCTCTTGGAAGCTGCTCATGTTGATAATGAGTGTACAGATCAGGAGATGGAGCATGTGGTGCTGACCATTAAGACGATGTTTAACCTTGATAATGATTGTGTGAATGAACTTTTGGCAGAAGCTCATCGAGTACGAGATAACTCTGTGGATCTCTGGCAGTACACAAATTATATGAACCAGAATTATAGCAAGGAGGAAAAACTGCAAGTGATGGAAGATGTCTGGCGTGTGATTCATGCTGACGGCCAACTAGAAAAACACGAAGATCATTTTGCCCATAAGCTCGCCAACCTTTTGCGACTTACCCATAAAGAGCTGATTGATCTAAAGATAAAGGCTAGAAATTAAATGCAAGATAAACTTTTGATTGTATTAGTAGGACTTCCTGCTCGCGGCAAATCAACAATGGCACGAAAAATAGCGCGTACCATTGAACTTGACGACGTCTCTGTCCAGGTTTTTAACAATGGCGAGGTACGTCGGACTCTTTCTCGCGACAACACCGATTCACCTGATTTTTTCTCACCTCAAAATGAGTCAGGTCAAGATTTCCGTAATAAATGTGCACAAATTAACCTAAATAAAGCCCGAGCCTTTCTGGTCGACTCGGGGAAGGTTGCCATACTTGACGCTAGTAATGTGACTCGAATACGTCGAGAAATGATTGAAAAGATGTTTTCCGACGTTCCTATTCTCTATATTGAGTGTGTTAACGCCGATGAGGAGGCCCTTGAGGCCAATCTTGAGAGAAAGGTTTTCTTGAAAGAGTTCCGCCATCTTCCAGCCCAGACAGCCTTAGATTGGTTCAACAAACGTATTGGCTATTACGAAAGTGCCTATGAGCCCCTCAAAGTAGAGAGAAACCGTATTCTGGTTGACTCTTTTGAGGCCTGTATTCTCCAGGAACATATCACTGACCATATTCCCTATTATGACCGGATACGTGACATTATAACAACCCGTGTTATCAGAAATCTCTTCCTGTTGCGTCATGGCGAAACCTTTTTTAATGTAGAAGACCGTATTGGCGGAGATGCAGATCTTACAGAAAAAGGGCAAGCGCAGGCTGGGGCACTGGCTCGTCATTTTACTCCATGGCGAATTCCAATTATTTTTACAAGTAACCATAAACGAACTCAGCTGACTGCAAGCCCCATTGCGGAAAGACAAGAGCATTGTTCAGTAATTGCTCTGCCCGAATTCAATGAAATAAATGCCGGAATATGTGAAGGAATGACATATGAAGAGATAAACGAGAAAATGCCCCTGATCTCTGATGCCAGAAAGAAAAACAAATACAGTTATGTCTATCCGGATGGTGAAGGCTATGCCTCCATGGAAAAAAGGGTATATCGGGGTTTACAAAAAGTTTTTTATCTCAACAATCTTGATGATAATATTATGATTGTGGGCCATCAGGCTGTTAATCGAATGATTCTCTCGTATTTTGTTGCCAGGCCAAAAGAAGAGGTGCCATTCATCTATATGCCCCAGGATCGTTACTATCATATTCAGGTAGATCCCTACAAACGAATTTTTGAACTCATGCCGTACAGTAAGATCTTATCGTAATCTGCGGCCTCTTGTTTTGCCTCCACTCTTAGTATCTGCAAAGCTGCTCTTTGGAGTACCTTTACCCCGGGTATTTTGTGTTTTTCGGCCATCTGCCTGATTATGATCGAGCGTTACTTTCTTTGCTTTTTTGGGTTTCTTGGGGCGCTGTTTCAAGAGGTGCGTAACAGGAACACTATGGGTTGGCACAAAACCATTTTGAACTTCACGCACCAAAAGCCGCCGAATAAGGGTTTCTATATTAGTAAGCAGGCTCACCTCATCAGCACTGATAAGAGAGATAGCTTCACCTTCAAGCCCGGCACGACCAGTGCGGCCGATACGATGAACGTAATCTTCAGCCACTTTAGGCAGATCAAAATTTATGACGTGCGGCAGTTCATTGATATCAAGACCGCGAGATGCAAGATCAGTTGCGACAAGAATCTGAACATTTTTTTCTTTAAAGGCAGCTAAACTTTGGGTCCGTTCGCTCTGACTTTTATCACCATGAATAGCCGATGCAGAAAAGCCTACCGCCTTGAGCTGTTGAACAAGTTGATCGGCTCCTTTCTTGGTGCGAGTGAAAACAAGAACCTGCCCCCAGCCTTTGTTGCGTAGTAAATGGATAAGTAATCCGGCTTTTTTGGCTTTATCTACTTCATAAACGTACTGGTTAACGTTACTAGCTGTAGAGTTGCGTATGCCGGCATCAATATGTTGTGGATTTTTCAGTAACTTGTTTGTGAGTTTTCGGATCTCATTAGAAATTGTTGCAGAAAAAAGAAGATTTTGTCTTTTAAGTGGCAACAAATCAATGATCTTATTGATATCTTTGGTAAAACCCAGATCCAGCATGCGATCGGCCTCATCGAGAACAAGGGTTTCTAACTGTGCAAACTTCACTGCATTCTTGTTATAAAGATCAAGTAAGCGTCCCGGTGTAGCAACCAGCAGATCAACTCCCCCCCGCAACAACATCATTTGCGGATTTATTTTTACTCCACCATAAACCACACCTGACTTAAAGGAAATATACTTACCATAACTATCAATGTTTGCTGCGATTTGTACAGCAAGTTCCCTGGTTGGTGCTAAAATCAAAGATTTAACATGGTTATTTTTTACCTTAAAACCACCACTTAGGCGCTGTAATATTGGCAGGGTGAAACAGGCTGTTTTTCCTGTTCCGGTTTGAGCTGTTGCCAGAATATCCTTACCGGTTAGTGCTAAAGGTATTACTTTAATCTGAATTGGATAGGGAGAGACATACCCTTTTTCAGTAAGTGCACGAATAAGTGGGTCTGATAGTCCCAGCGCAGAGAATGTCATAACAGGAATCTCAAAAGAACTTGGCAATTTCAGAATGAACCAAAACTATATTGTTGGAGTATAAT
Coding sequences within it:
- a CDS encoding histidine phosphatase family protein, with protein sequence MQDKLLIVLVGLPARGKSTMARKIARTIELDDVSVQVFNNGEVRRTLSRDNTDSPDFFSPQNESGQDFRNKCAQINLNKARAFLVDSGKVAILDASNVTRIRREMIEKMFSDVPILYIECVNADEEALEANLERKVFLKEFRHLPAQTALDWFNKRIGYYESAYEPLKVERNRILVDSFEACILQEHITDHIPYYDRIRDIITTRVIRNLFLLRHGETFFNVEDRIGGDADLTEKGQAQAGALARHFTPWRIPIIFTSNHKRTQLTASPIAERQEHCSVIALPEFNEINAGICEGMTYEEINEKMPLISDARKKNKYSYVYPDGEGYASMEKRVYRGLQKVFYLNNLDDNIMIVGHQAVNRMILSYFVARPKEEVPFIYMPQDRYYHIQVDPYKRIFELMPYSKILS
- a CDS encoding TerB family tellurite resistance protein, coding for MFTIVKKILTKKSKQSPSLEENTLKNHLAAGVLLLEAAHVDNECTDQEMEHVVLTIKTMFNLDNDCVNELLAEAHRVRDNSVDLWQYTNYMNQNYSKEEKLQVMEDVWRVIHADGQLEKHEDHFAHKLANLLRLTHKELIDLKIKARN
- a CDS encoding DEAD/DEAH box helicase, translating into MTFSALGLSDPLIRALTEKGYVSPYPIQIKVIPLALTGKDILATAQTGTGKTACFTLPILQRLSGGFKVKNNHVKSLILAPTRELAVQIAANIDSYGKYISFKSGVVYGGVKINPQMMLLRGGVDLLVATPGRLLDLYNKNAVKFAQLETLVLDEADRMLDLGFTKDINKIIDLLPLKRQNLLFSATISNEIRKLTNKLLKNPQHIDAGIRNSTASNVNQYVYEVDKAKKAGLLIHLLRNKGWGQVLVFTRTKKGADQLVQQLKAVGFSASAIHGDKSQSERTQSLAAFKEKNVQILVATDLASRGLDINELPHVINFDLPKVAEDYVHRIGRTGRAGLEGEAISLISADEVSLLTNIETLIRRLLVREVQNGFVPTHSVPVTHLLKQRPKKPKKAKKVTLDHNQADGRKTQNTRGKGTPKSSFADTKSGGKTRGRRLR